A window from Mycteria americana isolate JAX WOST 10 ecotype Jacksonville Zoo and Gardens unplaced genomic scaffold, USCA_MyAme_1.0 Scaffold_43, whole genome shotgun sequence encodes these proteins:
- the SAE1 gene encoding SUMO-activating enzyme subunit 1 isoform X2, which yields MVEKEEGGPGGISEEEAAQYDRQIRLWGLEAQKRLRASRVLLVGMKGLGAEVAKNLILAGVKGLTMLDHQQVSQEDTRAQFLIPVGSLGRNRAEASLERAQNLNPMVDVKADPESVESKPEEFFTQFDAVCLTCCSRDVMVKIDQICHKNSIKFFTGDVFGYHGYMFADLGEHEFVEEKTKVAKVSPGVEDGPDTKKAKLDSSETTMVKKRVVFCQLKEALAVDWSGEKAKTALKRTTPDYFLLQGLVPAGSPSQQLLLLRRHQRQRDRGVPGPQLSSGGGSSPPHFGFGRGGWDAETLPPQR from the exons atggtggagaaggaggagggcgGCCCCGGTGGCATCAGCGAGGAGGAGGCGGCACAGTATGACCGGCAGATCCGGCTATGGGGGCTGGAGGCCCAGAAGCG GTTACGAGCTTCccgggtgctgctggtggggatgaAGGGTCTCGGAGCAGAAGTGGCGAAGAATCTCATCTTGGCAGGAGTCAAAGGCTTGACCATGCTGGACCATCAGCAG gTTTCCCAAGAGGACACGCGAGCTCAGTTCCTCATCCCCGTGGGTTCCTTGGGCCGCAACAGAGCCGAAGCCTCGTTGGAGCGGGCGCAAAACCTCAATCCTATGGTGGACGTGAAAGCTGACCCCGAGAGCGTGGAGAGCAAGCCCGAAGAGTTCTTCACCCAGTTCGACGCA gtCTGCTTGACCTGTTGCTCCCGGGACGTTATGGTGAAGATCGATCAGATTTGCCACAAGAACAGCATCAAGTTCTTCACCGGTGACGTTTTCGGCTACCACGGCTATATGTTTGCCGACCTCGGGGAACACGAATTCGTGGA AGAGAAAACCAAAGTCGCCAAAGTCAGCCCGGGTGTGGAAGATGGGCCAGACACCAAAAAAGCCAAACTCGACTCATCGGAGACCACCATGGTGAAAAAG CGGGTGGTTTTCTGCCAGCTGAAGGAAGCTCTGGCCGTCGACTGGAGCGGGGAGAAGGCGAAGACGGCGCTGAAACGCACCACCCCGGATTATTTCCTCCTCCAAG GCCTTGTCCCAGCGGGATCCCCCTCACAACAACTTCTTCTTCTTCGACGGCATCAAAGGCAACGGGATCGTGGAGTGCCTGGGCCCCAGCTGAGCTCGGGGGGGGGTTCGAGCCCCCCCCACTTTGGGTTTGGAAGGGGTGGGTGGGATGCTGAAACCCTCCCCCCGCAGCGGTAA
- the SAE1 gene encoding SUMO-activating enzyme subunit 1 isoform X1 has protein sequence MVEKEEGGPGGISEEEAAQYDRQIRLWGLEAQKRLRASRVLLVGMKGLGAEVAKNLILAGVKGLTMLDHQQVSQEDTRAQFLIPVGSLGRNRAEASLERAQNLNPMVDVKADPESVESKPEEFFTQFDAVCLTCCSRDVMVKIDQICHKNSIKFFTGDVFGYHGYMFADLGEHEFVEEKTKVAKVSPGVEDGPDTKKAKLDSSETTMVKKRVVFCQLKEALAVDWSGEKAKTALKRTTPDYFLLQVLLKFRTDNGRDPSPQNYAEDSKLLLQIRRDVLEALGIGADLLPDEFVSYCFSEMAPVCAVVGGVLGQEVVKALSQRDPPHNNFFFFDGIKGNGIVECLGPS, from the exons atggtggagaaggaggagggcgGCCCCGGTGGCATCAGCGAGGAGGAGGCGGCACAGTATGACCGGCAGATCCGGCTATGGGGGCTGGAGGCCCAGAAGCG GTTACGAGCTTCccgggtgctgctggtggggatgaAGGGTCTCGGAGCAGAAGTGGCGAAGAATCTCATCTTGGCAGGAGTCAAAGGCTTGACCATGCTGGACCATCAGCAG gTTTCCCAAGAGGACACGCGAGCTCAGTTCCTCATCCCCGTGGGTTCCTTGGGCCGCAACAGAGCCGAAGCCTCGTTGGAGCGGGCGCAAAACCTCAATCCTATGGTGGACGTGAAAGCTGACCCCGAGAGCGTGGAGAGCAAGCCCGAAGAGTTCTTCACCCAGTTCGACGCA gtCTGCTTGACCTGTTGCTCCCGGGACGTTATGGTGAAGATCGATCAGATTTGCCACAAGAACAGCATCAAGTTCTTCACCGGTGACGTTTTCGGCTACCACGGCTATATGTTTGCCGACCTCGGGGAACACGAATTCGTGGA AGAGAAAACCAAAGTCGCCAAAGTCAGCCCGGGTGTGGAAGATGGGCCAGACACCAAAAAAGCCAAACTCGACTCATCGGAGACCACCATGGTGAAAAAG CGGGTGGTTTTCTGCCAGCTGAAGGAAGCTCTGGCCGTCGACTGGAGCGGGGAGAAGGCGAAGACGGCGCTGAAACGCACCACCCCGGATTATTTCCTCCTCCAAG tgTTGTTGAAGTTCCGGACGGATAACGGCCGGGATCCTTCACCCCAAAACTACGCCGAGGACTCGAAGCTGCTGCTCCAGATCCGCCGTGACGTCCTGGAGGCACTGGGGATCGGCGCCGACCTGCTGCCGGATGAATTCGTCAG ctaCTGCTTCTCCGAAATGGCTCCCGTCTGCGCCGTGGTCGGAGGCGTCCTGGGCCAGGAGGTGGTCAAG GCCTTGTCCCAGCGGGATCCCCCTCACAACAACTTCTTCTTCTTCGACGGCATCAAAGGCAACGGGATCGTGGAGTGCCTGGGCCCCAGCTGA